The proteins below are encoded in one region of Amycolatopsis magusensis:
- a CDS encoding glycosyltransferase, which yields MKIALVPFGSRGDIQPFLALGTALRARGHDVDLITTGNFRALAGEAGLTLQEVPGDTGNFFELPAVVESIRKSPSALRMTRKLPDVDAATYGEVLARIDDACAYADFTVNALFTKGINVARDDRNWCATSWWPVTPTRHFPAFGAPEVPLGTPYHRFSHLVSGQVEWLKTRAMVNDFRSRRGLGKLGLRSAYRDLGHRTPLLYPYSPELIPPPLDWPAEAHVTGYWFWERDWTPPPELVEFMETEPKPLVATFGSTWAVHREDETRAALRTAARRAGRRIVVVGGRPEPLDDGDFHLREADYRWLFSRAAAVIHHGGYGTTAEVLRAGVPQVVVPTFADHPFWSRRVRALGVGSKPVPFQRLAPEPLAASVLEALGNPAIAAKAAQVGTRVQAERGTELACDLIERHLH from the coding sequence GTGAAGATCGCACTGGTCCCCTTCGGATCCCGCGGTGACATCCAACCGTTCCTGGCACTGGGCACCGCGCTGCGGGCGCGGGGCCACGACGTCGATCTGATCACCACGGGCAATTTCCGGGCGCTGGCCGGGGAAGCCGGGCTCACGCTGCAGGAGGTGCCCGGGGACACCGGGAACTTCTTCGAGCTCCCGGCGGTGGTGGAGTCGATCAGGAAGAGCCCGTCCGCGTTGCGGATGACGCGGAAGCTGCCGGACGTCGACGCCGCCACCTACGGCGAGGTGCTGGCCCGCATCGACGATGCCTGCGCCTACGCCGATTTCACGGTGAACGCCTTGTTCACCAAGGGGATCAACGTGGCGCGCGACGACCGGAACTGGTGCGCCACCTCGTGGTGGCCGGTGACGCCGACGCGGCACTTCCCCGCGTTCGGCGCGCCGGAGGTGCCGCTGGGCACGCCGTACCACCGGTTTTCGCACCTGGTCTCGGGGCAGGTGGAGTGGCTCAAGACACGGGCCATGGTCAACGACTTCCGGTCGCGGCGGGGGCTCGGCAAGCTCGGTTTGCGGTCGGCGTACCGGGATCTCGGGCATCGGACGCCGTTGCTCTACCCGTACAGCCCGGAACTGATCCCGCCGCCGCTGGACTGGCCCGCTGAGGCGCACGTGACCGGTTATTGGTTCTGGGAACGGGATTGGACGCCGCCGCCGGAGTTGGTGGAGTTCATGGAGACCGAGCCGAAGCCGCTGGTCGCCACGTTCGGCAGTACGTGGGCCGTGCACCGGGAGGACGAAACCCGGGCCGCGCTGCGCACCGCCGCCCGGCGAGCGGGACGGCGGATCGTCGTGGTCGGCGGCCGGCCGGAACCCTTGGACGACGGTGATTTCCACCTGCGCGAGGCGGACTACCGCTGGCTTTTCTCGCGTGCCGCCGCGGTCATCCACCACGGCGGGTACGGCACCACGGCCGAGGTGTTGCGGGCCGGGGTGCCGCAGGTGGTCGTGCCGACGTTCGCCGACCACCCGTTCTGGTCACGGCGGGTGCGGGCTCTGGGCGTCGGCTCGAAGCCGGTGCCGTTCCAGCGGCTAGCCCCAGAACCCCTGGCGGCGAGTGTGCTGGAAGCCCTGGGAAACCCGGCGATCGCGGCCAAAGCCGCCCAGGTCGGCACCCGCGTTCAAGCGGAGCGGGGTACGGAACTCGCCTGTGACCTGATCGAACGTCACCTGCACTGA
- a CDS encoding TylF/MycF/NovP-related O-methyltransferase — protein sequence MDDTITASRAETAARDAYLALLKRCLTRYSGSDIFLGAPLQKPRWATDDTTTLRDLEEGRYAHQDADTMVGWLRLDNIRACVESVLREQIPGDLVETGVWRGGTCMYMRGILRAWGETERKVWVADSFAGFPEPDLERYPADRQFTGPLAEQSLADVPYSHSIGLTEVRRRFASYDLLDEQVEFLEGYFRDTIPTAPIGQIAVLRLDGDLYESTDVVLRNLYDKLSVGGYCIIDDFSLPPCVKAVEDFRAERGITEPLEKIDWGSVFWRKTSA from the coding sequence GTGGACGACACCATCACCGCGAGCCGCGCCGAGACCGCGGCCAGGGACGCCTATCTCGCCCTGCTCAAGCGCTGCCTGACCCGGTATTCCGGCAGCGACATCTTCCTCGGCGCCCCGTTGCAGAAACCGCGCTGGGCCACCGACGACACCACCACCCTGCGCGACCTGGAGGAGGGCCGGTACGCGCACCAGGACGCCGACACCATGGTCGGCTGGCTGCGGCTGGACAACATCCGCGCGTGCGTGGAAAGCGTGCTGCGCGAACAGATCCCCGGTGACCTGGTGGAAACCGGTGTCTGGCGCGGCGGCACCTGCATGTACATGCGCGGCATCCTGCGGGCCTGGGGCGAGACCGAGCGCAAGGTGTGGGTGGCCGACTCGTTCGCCGGCTTCCCCGAGCCGGACCTCGAGCGCTACCCCGCCGACCGGCAGTTCACCGGCCCGCTGGCCGAGCAGTCGCTGGCCGACGTGCCGTACTCGCACTCGATCGGGCTGACGGAGGTGCGCCGCCGGTTCGCCTCGTACGACCTGCTGGACGAGCAGGTCGAGTTCCTCGAGGGCTACTTCCGCGACACCATCCCCACCGCGCCGATCGGGCAGATCGCCGTGCTGCGCCTGGACGGCGACCTCTACGAGTCGACCGATGTGGTGCTGCGCAACCTCTACGACAAGCTGTCCGTCGGCGGTTACTGCATCATCGACGACTTCAGCCTGCCGCCGTGCGTGAAGGCGGTGGAGGACTTCCGCGCCGAGCGCGGCATCACCGAACCGCTGGAGAAGATCGACTGGGGCAGCGTTTTCTGGCGCAAGACCAGCGCCTGA
- a CDS encoding class I SAM-dependent methyltransferase, which produces MQGFRGAAVLRDLIGSAGAGDAAIAAAVARIGADEVAGILVDELLNRAELQAIPQLAERPLVVLFELTAPGGPVRHWVQVGGGKTTHGPDDLGSAHATVDLPLTELVRVVFGPRGEGELKGHRIRWRDFEDQAALAADMHVVPVLQHLLSGTTRQPVDLAGLSLRQGSDKWGLHFYSQHYERHFEPYRDRPLTVLELGIGGYQDPAAGGGSLRTWKRFLPRALVFGVDIFDKSGVAEQRIYPIKGDQSDPAFLESLAAEIGPIDIVIDDGSHYCPHVVTAFHTLYKHVAPGGLYVIEDLQTSYWPGYGGSSENRNDPATSMGLLKELVDGLNHAEYQLEGYEPSEYDLTIAGMHFYHNLAVLEKGRNEEASLPRWVGRERVV; this is translated from the coding sequence ATGCAGGGCTTTCGCGGAGCGGCCGTACTGCGGGATCTGATCGGCAGCGCCGGTGCGGGTGACGCGGCGATCGCCGCGGCCGTGGCGCGCATCGGCGCCGACGAGGTGGCCGGGATCCTGGTCGACGAACTGCTGAACCGGGCCGAGCTGCAGGCCATCCCGCAGCTGGCCGAGCGGCCGCTCGTGGTGCTGTTCGAGCTCACCGCCCCCGGCGGTCCCGTGCGCCACTGGGTGCAGGTCGGCGGCGGCAAGACCACGCACGGCCCCGACGACCTCGGTTCCGCGCACGCCACCGTGGACCTGCCGCTGACCGAGCTGGTCCGGGTGGTCTTCGGCCCGCGCGGCGAAGGCGAGCTGAAGGGGCACCGCATCCGCTGGCGCGACTTCGAGGACCAGGCCGCGCTCGCCGCCGACATGCACGTGGTGCCGGTCCTGCAGCACCTGCTCAGCGGCACCACCCGGCAGCCGGTCGACCTGGCCGGGCTGTCCCTGCGCCAGGGTTCGGACAAGTGGGGGCTGCACTTCTACAGCCAGCACTACGAACGCCACTTCGAGCCCTACCGCGACCGCCCGCTGACCGTGCTGGAACTGGGCATCGGCGGCTACCAGGACCCGGCCGCCGGTGGTGGCTCGCTGCGCACCTGGAAGCGGTTCCTGCCGCGCGCGCTGGTGTTCGGGGTGGACATCTTCGACAAGAGCGGTGTCGCCGAGCAGCGGATCTACCCGATCAAGGGCGACCAGTCCGATCCGGCGTTCCTCGAGTCGCTGGCCGCCGAGATCGGCCCGATCGACATCGTCATCGACGACGGCAGCCACTACTGCCCGCACGTGGTCACCGCGTTCCACACCTTGTACAAGCACGTGGCCCCCGGCGGGCTGTACGTGATCGAGGACCTGCAGACGTCCTACTGGCCCGGTTACGGCGGGAGCAGCGAGAACCGCAACGACCCGGCCACCAGCATGGGGCTGCTCAAGGAACTGGTCGACGGGCTGAACCACGCCGAGTACCAGCTGGAGGGCTACGAGCCCAGCGAATACGACCTGACCATCGCGGGCATGCACTTCTACCACAACCTGGCGGTGCTGGAGAAAGGCCGGAACGAGGAGGCCTCCCTGCCCCGGTGGGTCGGCCGCGAACGCGTGGTCTGA
- a CDS encoding NAD-dependent epimerase/dehydratase family protein: MLAEQWSGRTVVVTGGRGFIGAHFTAELAAAGAKVISLHRAGQAAPAPDGVQEIELDLLSTLEVDALFRYVGAHADTLVHCAGIDGNADFKKRNFGSILDSNVRITSNVLNGARDHGIGTVVLLSSAEIYSASSAGLVTEEDDYRKLMELSGDGYTLAKVFAELLADAYRQQFGMRVFLARPTNVYGPGDGLNPRSRRVIPAMLARIAAGEPVQIWGDGQQRRSFIHVHDLVHAVLEMVGDGSYDTFNVATRSSVSLLELARLLFAEFEVAERIELDTTKAGGAKARELSADKMYEVIGFTPRPLADGLRDTVHWYKSTLAH; encoded by the coding sequence GTGCTTGCCGAGCAGTGGTCGGGCCGGACGGTGGTGGTCACCGGCGGCCGCGGGTTCATCGGGGCCCACTTCACCGCGGAACTGGCCGCGGCCGGCGCGAAGGTGATCTCGCTGCACCGGGCAGGCCAGGCCGCGCCGGCCCCCGACGGTGTCCAGGAGATCGAACTCGACCTGCTGTCCACACTGGAGGTCGACGCGCTCTTCCGCTACGTCGGCGCGCACGCGGACACGCTGGTGCACTGCGCCGGCATCGACGGCAACGCCGACTTCAAGAAGCGGAACTTCGGCTCGATCCTCGACTCCAACGTCCGGATCACCTCGAACGTGCTCAACGGCGCCCGCGACCACGGCATCGGCACGGTGGTCCTGCTCAGCTCGGCGGAGATCTACTCGGCCTCGTCGGCCGGGCTGGTCACCGAGGAGGACGACTACCGGAAGCTGATGGAGCTCTCCGGTGACGGCTACACCCTGGCGAAGGTGTTCGCCGAACTGCTGGCCGACGCCTACCGGCAGCAGTTCGGCATGCGCGTCTTCCTGGCCAGGCCGACCAACGTGTACGGCCCCGGCGACGGGCTGAACCCGCGCTCGCGGCGGGTGATCCCGGCCATGCTCGCGCGGATCGCCGCCGGCGAACCCGTCCAGATCTGGGGCGACGGGCAGCAGCGGCGCTCCTTCATCCACGTGCACGACCTGGTGCACGCGGTCCTGGAGATGGTCGGCGACGGCTCGTACGACACGTTCAACGTGGCCACCCGCTCGTCGGTCTCCCTCCTCGAACTCGCGCGGCTGCTGTTCGCCGAGTTCGAGGTCGCCGAACGCATCGAACTGGACACCACGAAGGCCGGCGGGGCGAAGGCGCGCGAGCTGAGCGCCGACAAGATGTACGAGGTGATCGGCTTCACCCCCCGCCCCCTCGCCGACGGCCTGCGCGACACCGTCCACTGGTACAAATCCACCCTCGCCCACTGA